In Porites lutea chromosome 9, jaPorLute2.1, whole genome shotgun sequence, a single window of DNA contains:
- the LOC140949025 gene encoding substance-P receptor-like, which produces MVNNSTAKNESKPGAICAFLEDTSAQVNLKAFAYCLITIGSLLGNSLVILVILKNRKMRSPINYLIINMASSDILFIAFVIPRLIVALYSGPFRWFVSGMFGSLLCKLDYFVPDIATAVSILSLVAIAFDRFYGVVYPMKSGLISRGKICGLVLACTWFIAALLHLPYFYVYKLSNDSLCRYSWGPNVDSIQASKAYFVVLSVTLFFFPATIIIIVYGIIVISLWRKKFPGIQSLKDKKRISKRNRRVLKMVVAVVVVFISCWLPVNVSIYLSLFHWGFSPPCYISTLFFWVLLLAYSNVCITPFLYFIFNENFRQGFRHVFFH; this is translated from the coding sequence ATGGTTAACAATAGTACAGCGAAGAATGAATCAAAACCCGGGGCAATATGTGCTTTTCTTGAAGATACATCTGCCCAAGTAAATTTGAAGGCCTTCGCTTATTGTTTAATAACGATCGGCTCTTTACTTGGAAATTCGCTGGTAATTTTGGTCATTCTCAAGAATCGCAAAATGCGATCTCCTATAAACTACCTGATAATAAACATGGCGTCTTCGGACATTTTATTCATTGCATTTGTCATACCACGTTTGATCGTGGCTCTCTACTCGGGCCCTTTCAGGTGGTTTGTGAGTGGAATGTTCGGCTCCCTCCTGTGCAAATTGGATTATTTTGTCCCGGATATCGCAACAGCCGTTTCAATACTTAGCCTGGTGGCCATTGCCTTCGACAGATTCTACGGAGTGGTTTATCCCATGAAATCTGGTCTTATCAGCCGTGGTAAAATATGCGGTTTGGTTTTAGCTTGCACGTGGTTCATAGCTGCCTTGTTACATCTGCCTTACTTTTACGTGTACAAACTCTCTAATGACTCCTTATGCCGATACAGCTGGGGTCCTAACGTGGATAGCATACAAGCGTCGAAGGCGTATTTTGTGGTACTGTCAGTGACCTTGTTTTTCTTCCCAGCCACAATAATCATAATTGTTTACGGTATTATCGTCATTTCCCTTTGGAGAAAGAAATTCCCCGGCATCCAGTcattaaaagataaaaagagaATTTCCAAACGCAATCGGAGGGTTTTGAAGATGGTTGTCGCTGTTGTGGTGGTGTTTATAAGCTGCTGGCTGCCTGTAAACGTTTCGATTTACCTATCTCTATTCCATTGGGGATTTTCTCCGCCTTGCTACATCAGCACATTGTTTTTCTGGGTACTCTTACTGGCATATTCTAACGTGTGTATAACAccatttttatatttcatttttaatgaaAACTTCCGTCAAGGATTTAGGCATGTATTTTTTCATTGA
- the LOC140949026 gene encoding uncharacterized protein, which yields MNLSTKKNKQYLLHKDPKPGRFYILPKIHKLNNPSRPIVSSSNHRIECISQFVDFHPKPLVCTIPSYVKDTTDFLNKITAIDILADNALLVSLDVTSLYTNIPHNEGIDACRFFLQKRTNKHIPTETICDLIRIILTMNNYTFNSKHYLQKHGTGMGTRMAPSYADLFLGKFERDALLNFPHQPYLWLRFIDDIFMIWTAGPEKLKVFVDYLNNLHSTIKFTCSHSPSNIPFLDVMVSVKDGSIETDLILNLLTNTSIY from the coding sequence ATGAACTTatcgacaaaaaaaaacaaacaatacctGTTACATAAGGATCCCAAACCGGGACGTTTCTATATTCTCCCTAAAATCCATAAACTCAATAATCCCAGTAGGCCCATAGTCTCTTCCAGCAATCACCGTATTGAATGCATTTCACAGTTTGTTGATTTTCATCCCAAACCCTTGGTCTGCACTATACCGTCATACGTCAAAGATACCACTGATTTTCTTAACAAAATAACCGCCATTGACATTCTTGCTGATAATGCCTTGCTTGTCTCGCTTGATGTCACGTCACTGTATACTAACATCCCACATAATGAAGGAATTGATGCTTGtcgttttttccttcaaaaacgCACTAATAAACATATCCCTACGGAAACCATTTGCGACCTCATTCGAATAATCCTCACCATGAATAACTACACATTTAATTCCAAACACTACCTTCAAAAACACGGCACGGGTATGGGCACGCGTATGGCTCCTTCCTACGCTGATTTGTTTCTTGGTAAATTTGAACGCGACGCTCTCCTTAACTTCCCCCATCAACCATACTTGTGGCTTAGATTTATCGACGATATTTTCATGATCTGGACTGCAGGTCCAGAGAAACTGAAAGTATTTGTTGATTATCTTAATAACTTACACTCCACCATCAAGTTCACTTGTTCACATTCACCTAGTAACATACCATTCCTTGATGTCATGGTTTCAGTCAAGGATGGCTCTATAGAGACAGATCTTATACTAAACCTACTGACAAACACCAGTATTTACTAG
- the LOC140949027 gene encoding QRFP-like peptide receptor, whose protein sequence is MESNRTLPQNHSDNSCYSDSFNLDATAKIGQMLAYIAIFVFSLIGNSLIAMVFHREKGLRTTVDCFILNMAFSDFLFAVTVVPRRITEILSSPQEWHMGGLLGEVLCRTTYIIQDVSTAVSIQSLVIIAVDRFRSIVFPLKPYFITTSIRAILLFLTWVVAFGFHTPYIYTWRLVLQNNQTFCIYSWAPFYKQETVTRTYFLVLSCFLFFIPTVTMICLYCAIIVRLRQGQNTVINYSSNLRNSWNRRNRNVLNTVIAVVVVFILSWLPFNIVVYLFFFSWDSRPSCIARTIASYTVILAHTNNALNPYVIFAFSTNYRDGLRALFCHQKVRPRQTVRTEAKVVSVTDWTKNDQKSRCLQRITASQEQNELLYDCYDTRL, encoded by the coding sequence ATGGAAAGCAATAGAACATTGCCTCAAAATCATTCTGACAATTCATGTTATTCTGATTCCTTTAATTTGGATGCCACTGCAAAAATCGGTCAGATGTTGGCTTATATTGCAATATTTGTCTTCAGTTTGATTGGTAACTCCTTAATCGCCATGGTTTTCCACAGGGAAAAAGGCTTACGCACAACTGTGGATTGCTTTATCCTCAACATGGCCTTCTCAGACTTTTTGTTTGCCGTCACGGTCGTTCCTCGTAGGATTACAGAGATACTGTCTAGTCCACAAGAATGGCATATGGGCGGATTGCTTGGGGAAGTTCTCTGCAGAACCACCTACATTATTCAAGATGTATCTACAGCTGTGTCCATTCAGAGTTTAGTTATTATTGCAGTGGATCGGTTCCGATCAATCGTCTTCCCTTTAAAACCATACTTCATCACTACTTCAATAAGAGCCATTCTGCTTTTTTTAACGTGGGTTGTGGCATTTGGATTCCACACTCCTTACATCTACACATGGCGATTGGTTTTGCAAAACAACCAGACCTTTTGCATCTATAGTTGGGCTCCATTTTACAAACAGGAAACTGTTACCAGGACGTATTTCCTAGTATTatcttgttttctgttttttattcCCACCGTTACTATGATTTGCCTGTATTGCGCCATTATCGTGCGATTAAGACAGGGCCAAAACACAGTCATAAATTATTCCAGCAATTTGAGGAATTCATGGAACAGGCGAAACAGAAATGTCCTTAACACTGTAATTGCGGTGGTCGTTGTTTTTATCTTGTCTTGGTTGCCTTTTAACATCGttgtgtatttatttttcttctcatGGGATTCCCGCCCGTCATGTATCGCCAGAACCATTGCAAGCTACACTGTTATCTTGGCACACACCAACAATGCGCTAAACCCGTATGTCATTTTTGCTTTCAGTACAAATTACAGAGATGGTTTAAGAGCGTTGTTTTGTCATCAAAAAGTGCGACCTCGCCAAACCGTCCGCACAGAAGCAAAAGTGGTCTCAGTGACGGACTGGACGAAAAATGATCAGAAGTCACGCTGTTTACAAAGAATAACAGCAAGTCAAGAGCAAAATGAGCTTTTGTATGATTGTTATGATACCAGGCTTTGA
- the LOC140948734 gene encoding neuropeptide receptor 22-like yields MRSPINYLIINMASSDILFTVFAIPRLIVELYSAPFRWFVSGIFGSLLCKLDHFVQDIATAVSVLSLVAIAFDRFYGVVYPMKSGLISRGKICGLVLACTWFIAALLHLPYFYVYKLSNDSLCRYSWGPNEDSIQASKAYFVVLSVTLFFFPATIIIIVYGMIVISLWRKKFPGIQSLKDKKRIFKRNRRVLKMVVAVVVVFICCWLPVNVSIYLSLFQWGFPPPCYISTLFFWVILLAYSNVCITPFLYFIFNENFRQGFRHVFFHREEAGSFRSNRRSTRRGTRSYAVSHTSLKIQDGRKKL; encoded by the coding sequence ATGCGATCTCCTATAAACTACCTGATAATAAACATGGCGTCTTCGGACATTTTATTCACTGTATTTGCCATACCACGTTTGATCGTGGAGCTCTACTCGGCCCCTTTCAGGTGGTTTGTGAGTGGAATATTCGGCTCCCTCCTGTGCAAATTGGATCATTTTGTCCAGGATATCGCAACAGCCGTTTCAGTTCTTAGCCTGGTAGCCATCGCCTTCGACAGATTCTACGGAGTGGTTTATCCCATGAAATCTGGTCTTATCAGCCGTGGTAAAATATGCGGTTTGGTTTTAGCTTGCACGTGGTTTATAGCTGCCTTGTTACATCTGCCTTACTTTTACGTGTACAAACTCTCTAATGACTCCTTATGCCGATACAGCTGGGGTCCTAACGAGGATAGCATACAAGCGTCGAAGGCGTATTTTGTGGTACTGTCAGTGACCTTGTTTTTCTTCCCAGCCACAATAATCATAATTGTTTACGGTATGATCGTCATTTCCCTCTGGAGAAAGAAATTCCCCGGCATCCAGTcattaaaagataaaaagagGATTTTCAAACGCAATCGGAGGGTTTTGAAGATGGTTGTCGCTGTTGTGGTGGTGTTTATATGCTGCTGGCTGCCTGTAAACGTTTCGATTTACCTATCTTTATTCCAGTGGGGATTTCCTCCGCCTTGCTACATCAGCACATTGTTTTTCTGGGTAATCTTACTGGCATATTCTAACGTGTGCATAACGccatttttatatttcatttttaatgaaAACTTCCGTCAAGGATTTAGGCATGTATTTTTCCATCGCGAAGAAGCAGGTTCTTTCCGAAGCAACCGCCGTTCGACCCGACGTGGAACTCGTTCATATGCTGTCAGTCACACCTCTTTGAAAATACAAGACGGAAGAAAGAAACTGTAA